Within Brachyhypopomus gauderio isolate BG-103 unplaced genomic scaffold, BGAUD_0.2 sc156, whole genome shotgun sequence, the genomic segment gttcaggactatctattcttggagattccaagcaactacgtagcacttttgtaagtcgctctggataagagcgtctgctaaatgccataaatgtaaatgtaacacgcgcacacacacaagctgagaTGCTAAGAAAACGTACAGCAGTGGATACAAAGTTGTACAGATCATATACATTATAGAACACAACATAAAATACATTCTAGGCTGCCCAACAAAGCACAGCACGTGGGAAAACTAACAGGACAGAAATAGCTTTAATCTAATTATTGTGCAAACACATTCCTAAGGGAAAAACTCTTTGGGTGAAAatgtgggtggctcttaaaagagcctttgGGTTGGTTAAGTCGCACTATTTGGCCATTTACTTGGAGCTGGTGTACTTGGTGACGGCCTTTGTGCCTTCAGACACGGCGTGTTTGGCCAGTTCACCGGGAAGCAGCAGGCGCACGGCGGTCTGGATCTCCCTGGAGGTGATGGTAGAGCGCTTGTTGTAGTGGGCGAGACGAGAAGCCTCACCAGCGATGCGCTCGAAAATGTCATTGACGAAAGAATTCATGATTCCCATCGCCTTGGAAGAGATACCGGTGTCGGGGTGGACCTGCTTCAGAACTTTGTACACGTAGATAGCGTAGCTCTCCTTCCTGGTCTTTCTGCGCTTCTTGCCTCCTTTACTGGCCGTCTTGGTCACGGCTTTCTTAGATCCCTTCTTCGGGGCGGACTTTGCTGGCTCAGGCATGATGCTCGGTGATGAGTGAAACACCGTTGAATGAACAACAACTCTCCAGCACCTCCTACATTAAGAGTTTGGTATTCTAATTAGGTCACGCCCTCCCTCCACGCTCATGACTAAGCATCATTGGTCAAAAACAAGCCCTCCTCTGACAGGACCTCCTATCGTGGCTCCGCCACCCCACTGTGCCGTAGCGTTTACCTCTTAATCCCGCCCAGCCATTTCTGCCTTCAACTTTCAAACGAAAACTATGATAGAGCTTCAAAATCTGTTTAGTTCTGCTTGCGCAAGGAATTTCTAGCTTTTCATTTTATTAGACTAAAATTCTTTGGATGTGGTTCTAAACTAGCTAGGTCATAACTTTGATTatcattacaaaaaaaaaaaatctttatttgtatagtatcTTTCATAGATACAtgaaactcaaagtgctttacaaaataaataaaaaacatttaaaaaaacctaaagaaaaaaaggaatcaaacataataaaatataataaaatgacaatttattaaaatagacagagtaatgtaataaagtaaataagacgacttaaaataattagaacagacataGAATGGTAAATGTCATAATGTCAAAATTATTTACCATTAGTTTCAATAATGCAGATTCATTGCATTATTTCGTCATAAAGCGTCTCCATTTATTTAATATGtccatttatttaaatgttttaggaTTCAGAGACTACAACGTGCATTTTAAAACTTGTAGTACACGGCAACGTCGGACATTGTGTGATAAATGGTGTAGACAATTATCTGGGGGTTCATGTAACAGTAAACAAGTAACAGttcatgtagcctataaaatgaaatGGTATAAAGCGTATGCTGTTTTAAACGCATGAAACAGCTCTTTAAATGAGCAtatgggtggctcttaaaagagccgttgGTTTTGTGTCGAGTTGAGCGTTTAACCTCCGAATCCGTACAGAGTGCGTCCCTGGCGTTTCAGAGCATAAACCACATCCATAGCGGTGACGGTCTTTCTCTTGGCGTGTTCGGTGTAGGTAACCGCGTCCCTGATAACGTTCTCCAGGAACACTTTGAGCACACCACGGGTCTCCTCGTAAATCAGACCGGAAATACGCTTGACACCGCCACGACGAGCCAGACGGCGAATAGCGGGTTTAGTAATGCCCTGGATGTTGTCACGGAGAACCTTGCGATGACGCTTAGCGCCTCCTTTCCCAAGACCTTTACCACCCTTACCTCTTCCAGACATCGCTAATCGTTTCTTTCACTGCTGAAACAATAAAGCTGCAACACCCAGCGCGCATCTGTTATACTTCTCTACAGGACCTGCTTGAAGACACAGGAGcactggaggaggcggagctaaatGCCACGTTCCTCCAAAGCCTCCAGCACCACATTTAGATGAACTGGAACAAGGACTCCACGCTAAGTCACAAAAGTACAATTTTACAATTTGAGATAGTTTAGGCAAGCACAACAAGCAGCAAAGAGAAGGGAAAAGAGAAAGCAAAGAAAGACAGCAACAGCCGGCCTACAACTCTTactgttactactactgctTATAACAAGAATAAGACTTGGCATAGaagtacactatattgccaaaagtatttgctcacccacaTATGTATGATGACTACAAAACttgtcagacctctacaacatacGTATGACTTCTACACTAGCAAGACCTCTCCAACTTATTTTAGACCTCTACAAAACTAGTCAGACCTCTGCAACACTATTCAGACCTctacaaaaatacatttttcatgAAAGAAATTTGTCttgaacacaaaacaaaaccgaAACGGCAATATGCTTATGACTGAAGGCTTTTCCTACAAAACAGTAAGTCAGTAGGGCCTCATACAGAGTCAATGCATGGCTttataaaaacaaaagaaacgtATTCAGAGGTTTGGTCACATCAAAGGTTGGTTATATACAACATGTATTTCCTACCTTGTGTGTCTGCACTGCATGTAATTTTACTGCTTCCTATGACACATAAGCTTTGAGTTGTCATAACATCTCATTGTGACATAAGCAAACAATGCGAataaataagtgaataaatcTGCACTCCTACAATGTGATCAAAACACCATTAACGGCCATTAATAAGGGTGGTCATTAAAAAGGACAGACACTAATAAACGTGAAAATAAGGGTGGTCATTAATACGCTTG encodes:
- the LOC143500525 gene encoding histone H2B 1/2; translated protein: MPEPAKSAPKKGSKKAVTKTASKGGKKRRKTRKESYAIYVYKVLKQVHPDTGISSKAMGIMNSFVNDIFERIAGEASRLAHYNKRSTITSREIQTAVRLLLPGELAKHAVSEGTKAVTKYTSSK
- the LOC143500523 gene encoding histone H4 encodes the protein MSGRGKGGKGLGKGGAKRHRKVLRDNIQGITKPAIRRLARRGGVKRISGLIYEETRGVLKVFLENVIRDAVTYTEHAKRKTVTAMDVVYALKRQGRTLYGFGG